From the Candidatus Zixiibacteriota bacterium genome, the window CGGTGACGGAATGATCGGGCAGATGATGGAATCGGTTGAATTTCCCGAAAAATATCGGGCTCAGAACAATCCCGATGACGCCGATTGGACGTTGACCGGAGCCGACGGACGTGAAGCGCGGATAACTCGTTCGCTGTTTTTAAATCCCGAAAAATTGGAAGATAATAGCTTTTTACTGGATAAAAAATACAAGAAGATTAGAAAAAACGAACGCCGCTACGAACTTTATAAAATGTCTGAAAAGACCCGGTTGATGATTGTTTCGTATGGTACCATGGCCCGAATTTGTCAGACCGCTATTGACGAATTAGAAAAAGAGGGGATTCATGTCGGCCTCTTTCGACCCATTACTTTATTCCCCTATCCCGAGCAGGAAATTTACGCTGAAGGCACCAAAAAAAATATTAAGAAAATTTTAACGATTGAGATGAGTACCGGACAGATGGTGGAAGATGTCGAGCGGTGTATCAAAGGTAAAAAACCGATTGAGTTTTTTGGCCGGACGGGCGGAATCGTTCCGACTCCCAATGAGGTCAAGGATAAAGTTCGCCAGATGCTGCGGATAAAAAAGAAAAAATAATATCGAGGACATCATGTCAAATTCGGAAACGACAGTATTCAAACGGCCCGAGTCGCTGAGTGAAAATATTACTCATTATTGCCCCGGGTGCACCCATGGCGTCATTCACCGCATCGTCGCGGAATCATTGGATGAGTTGGGCGTTAAGGGCAAATCGGTCGGCATTGCGCCGGTGGGCTGCTCGGTATTGATATACAATTATTTTAATATTGATTTTCTGGAAGCGCCGCACGGTCGAGCGCCCGCTGTGGCAACCGGCTTTAAGCGGGTTCGACCCGACATGATAGTCTTTACTTATCAGGGCGACGGCGATTTGGCATCGATCGGTATGGCCGAGATAATTCATGCCGCCAATCGAGGAGAGAAATTTACGACAATCTTCGTCAACAATGCGATTTACGGTATGACTGGCGGGCAGATGGCGCCCACGACTATGCCGGGGCAAAAGACGACGACATCTCCGGCGGGGCGCGATGTTAATCTGGCCGGGCATCCAATTCGGATGTCGGAGCTGTTGGCAACTTTGAAAACCCCGTCGTTTATCGCGCGTACTTCGGTACATTCTCCTATGCACGTTATAAACACCAAGAAGATTATTAAAAAGGCGTTTCGTCTTCAAAAAGAGAATAAATGTTTTTCATTAGTCGAAGTGCTCTCGACCTGTCCCACCAACTGGGGAATTCCGCCGTGTGACGCGACCGAATGGGTCGCTTCCGATATGGAGCCGTATTATCCTCTGGCGATTTATAAAGATTATATTGAGGGAGAGAATTAATCATGACCGGGCAAATTGAAGTCGTATTCGCCGGATTCGGCGGGCAGGGTGTTATGACGGCCGGACAGCTTTTGGCCTATACGGCCATGGAGGAAGGTAAAAAAGTTTGCTGGATTCCTTCCTACGGACCGGAGATGCGGGGTGGCACGGCCAACTGCACCGTCGTGGTTTCCGACATTAGCATCGGATCGCCGATTATAAACAATCCCATGTCGGCCTGTGTTTTTAATCGTCCCTCTCTTGATAAATTCGCGCCGCTTCTCAAAGAAAACGGTTTGCTGCTGATAAATAACTCACTGATTGACGTAACGTCCGGACGGGGTGATTTAAACGAACTCTTGGTGCCGGTTAATGATATCGCTATTAAGGTCGGGAGTCCGAAAGTAGCCAATATGGTCATGCTGGCGGCCTTTGTCGGAGCGACCGATATCGTGAAATTCAAATCTTTGAAAGATATGTTTACTAAAAAAATGGGAAAGAAAAAAAGCCTTCTTGAGATTAATCACGCGGCTCTCGATGAAGGCCGCAAATTGGGGAAGAGAATAAAGGTTTAAGGAAATATACATGTCCAAACGCACAGCCAGGTTGGAGACAATTTTAGATCGTAATCCGCGAGATCCGTCTTCGTTAATTACCGTTCTTCAGGATATACAAAAGGAATTTCGTTATTTGCCGGTTGAAGTACTGTCCGATGCCGCCCAAGCTCTCAATGTTCCCTTAAGCAAAATATTCAGCGCTTCTACTTTTTATAAGGCATTCAGCCTTACGCCTCGAGGCGAGACGATTATCAGAATTTGCAAAGGAACCGCATGCCATATCAAAGGCGCCGATTTGCTATTGGAGCAATTGGAGTCCGCTCTTAACATCCGCGCCGGTGAGACAAGTTCGGATTTGAAATTTACGGTTGAAGTCGTCAATTGCGTCGGGGCCTGCGCCATGGCTCCGGTTATGATGGTTAATAACAAATATCATGGACATGTCAGGGTTGACAGGGCGGTCAGATTGGCTAAGAAGGGTTGAGATGCGAATAGGTACGATAGATAAATTGGATAAATTCCGGGCGAAATGCGAAAGGCAATTTAAGGCTCAAAAGAAAAAGATTATAGTTTGCCTTGGGCCGGGCTGCCTTGCCTCCGGCTCCGATAAAATACTCGATGAATTCAAATCGGTATTGAAGAAGAAAAAAATCAAAGGCATAACGGTTGAGACGGTCAAAAAAACCGGGTGCCATGGGTTTTGCGCCTGCGGCCCGCTGGTGGTGATTGAACCGGAAGGCATCTTTTACGCCAAAGTTAAAAAAATACACGTGAAAGATATTATAGAAAAGACTCTTCTCAAGGGAGAGATAATTGAGAAATTACTTTATACTGATCCGCATAAAAAGAGTAAAAAATACACTGACTATAGATCGATTCCTTTTTACAAATATCAGACACGGATTTCGCTTCGTAATCTTGGCCTGATAGATCCCGATGAAATTACCGACTATATCGCCGCAGGGGGGTACGCGGCTCTGGCAAAAGCTCTCACAAAAATGAAGCCCCAAAAAATAATCAATGAAGTCAGTAAATCGGGGTTGCGCGGCCGAGGCGGGGGCGGGTTTTCTACCGGACGAAAATGGGCCACCTGCGCCAAAGTTGATGATGAACCGCGTTTCGTGATTTGCAATGGCGACGAAGGCGATCCCGGCGCCTTTATGGATCGATGTATTATGGAAGGCGATCCCCATTCGATTCTGGAAGGTATGATAATTTGCGCTTTTGCCGTCGGGTCGCATGATGGATATATTTATGTTCGTGAAGAATATCCGCTGGCGGTCGTCAATCTTCAGCGAGCTATCGAAGCCGCGAGAGAACTTGGTTTGCTGGGCGAAAACATTCTGGGCACCGGGTTCAGCTATGATATAAAAATAATTCGTGGTGCAGGAGCCTTTGTCTGCGGCGAATCTTCAGCATTGATGAAATCGGTAGCCGGAGAAATTGGCGAACCTCGCGCCAAATATATCCGTTCCGTCGTCAAAGGCGTCTATGATAAACCGACCGTGCTCAATAATGTCGAAACGTTTGCCACCGTTCCGGTCATAATCGAAAAAGGCTCAAAATGGTTTGCCTCGATCGGCACCGAAAAAAGCGCCGGCACTAAGGCATTCTCATTGGCCGGAAAAGTACGCAATACCGGATTGATTGAAGTGCCGATGGGAATGACCCTCCGAGACATAATCTATAAAATCGGCGGTGGAATTGAAGAAGATCGACAGTTTAAAGCGGTACAGACAGGCGGTCCTTCGGGTGGATGTTTGCCTGAAGGCAAAATTGATTTACCGGTTGATTTTGATACCCTGACAAAAGCCGGTTCGATGATGGGTTCAGGCGGTATGATTGTCATGGACGAACGCACCTGCATGGTCGAACTGGCGCGATATTTCCTCGATTTTCTGGTTTCTGAATCATGCGGCAAATGTGTTCCGTGCCGGGAAGGCTTGCATCAGTTACTAATCTTATGTACGAAGATTACCAGGGGTAAGGCGTCGGAAAACGATCTGGACTTGATGGAAAAATTATCGAAGGTTATCCAGGTCGGCTCACTATGTGGTCTGGGCCAGTCCGGTCCCAATCCATTTATGAGCACGGTTCAGTATTTTCGTGATGAATATCTGAGTCATATCACTGATTGCAAATGTCCCGGGCGCTCATGCCGAGCGCTTATTACTTACACGATAAATGACAAATGTAACGGCTGTGTCGCCTGTATTTCGGTATGTCCGGAAAAAGCAATCACCGGAGAAAAAAAGAAATTGCATGTTATCGACCAGGATAAATGTTCGCAATGCGGTTCCTGCGAAGTGGTGTGCAAATATGACGCGATAGATATTACTTGATGGGTGTTTTATGTTGAATATGCAAATAAATGGAAAGATGGTTAAAGCCGTAGAAGGCGAATATATCCTGAATACAATTAGGCGTGAAGGGATTGATATCCCGGTTCTGTGCGATCATAAGGCATTGGAACCATGTGGAGCCTGCCGCCTGTGTATGGTGGAAATTTCAAAGCCCGAATGGGATGGGTGGACCAGGCATGTGACTTCCTGCTTGTATCCTGCTGAAGAAGGCTTGATAATAAATACGCATACACCGCAAGTGACGGAAATCCGCCGCACTATTCTGGATTTGTATCTGGCTCGATGTCCCAATTCGGATGTCATTCAAAAAATGGCGGGTGAGTATGGGATACAAAAAACGAGCTTTGAAACTATTCCCGACGGCGATAACTGTATTATGTGCTACGCCTGTACTCGGGCCTGTGAAGTCCTTGGCAAAAGCGCTATATCGGCCGTTCAGCGTGGCCCGGATAAAGCGATCGCTCCACCGTTTGATAAAGAGCCGCCTGATTGCATCGGATGTTTAAGTTGCGCTCATGTATGTCCGACCAATGTAATCGAATGGAACGAAAGTAACGGTACCCGGACGATTTGGAATAAGAAATTCGAGATGATTTCTTGTGCAAAATGCGGCAAAACGACAACGACCCGGGAATTTGCCGAATATATCATCGAAAAGCGGGATATACCCAAAGAGTATTTTGATATCTGTGATGACTGTAAACGAACGGAGCTGGCTCAAAAAATGGGCCGTCTCGTTGACGGGGCAAAGGAGGTGGCGATATGATTACTTACAGATTTATCGTCAATCCTTCGCTATGCACCGGATGCCGTACTTGCGAGCTGGCCTGCGCTTTTACCCATACTCAGGATCGCAAACCGGGGAGGAGCAGAATCTATCCGATTGCCTACGGCCCCGACAAATATGTTCCGGTCGCCTGTTTGCAATGCGATGACGCCGCCTGCGTTAAATCATGCATGTTTGATGCCTTAAAGCGCAACGAAATCACCGGCGCGATTGATCTCGACCGTGAACGGTGTGTCAAGTGTATGGCCTGCGTTGCGGCCTGTCCCTTCGGATGCGCCCTGGCCGACGACGTCCACGACGAAGTCGTAAAATGCGATATTTGCCACGGGACTCCGGCGTGTGTTCAGTTTTGCCCGACCAAGGCGCTGGAGTATAAAAAAATAGGTTAATACATTCTCTCAGACCTGGTAAAACAATAACTCATATAAAACCGATTGACAATCAATCGGCTTTTTATTCGGATAACAAAAATATCGTCTTGGTTGACTAAAAAGCGAAATCTTTTTATATAGGTACATTAAAGGGTGATAAATATTGCATTTGTGAGGTGGTTTTGTGATACGATATAGATTCATCGACAAGAAGATCATAGCCTATTTATTTCTATTTGTATTGGCCCTTTTGTTTTTTGGAGGCTGCGAGGAAGAGGAATCGGAAAATTTAATACCTAAGTATCAGGACTGGGCTATCAAAGGGCATGGCCATTTTATTTTCCACATTTCCCCGAAATCAAGATGGACTGCCAAATACAAAGAAATTTCTGAGGGTTATGAAAAGTTCTTAAGAGAAATATGCGTCCTGCTTGAAATGCCCATTCCCAATGATACGATTCATATGTATATCTATAATCCCGGTAAAGAAGCGAAGGAGATAACCGGTCGAGAAACACCCTGGTCAAATAATACGGAAATTCATTGGGGAGATAAGTACCCTTACGGGTATGAATTGACCAAATTCCTCCTGAGAAAAAAGGGGATCAAAGACGGCAAATTTAAAGCAATGAACGAAGGTGTTCCTTTTCTTTTGGATTTTTCTTCAAAAAATTATCATGATAAAACCAATCGCAGATTCAATTCGGGTACTCTTGTCAGCCTGTCAGGTCTGGGCGATAACAATAAACTCGATTCTCTCGATTTTGCGACCAGGCGAGCCGAATCGGCGTCATTCTGCGGTTTCATAATGTTCAATTATGGTCTGGATCGATTATTCATGATCCATCAGACTTCCGCCGATTGGAAGGACGCGATTGAGACTATCTTCCAAATGCCGATTGAACGGTTTGAACAGTTGTGGCTCGATTTTGCCCGCGAAAACAGTAACGATCCGGAAGGTCTGGTTGAGGATGATCCGGACCCGGATATGCGGATAATCAGGAATGAATAAAAAAGAATCGGGGATGATCGCACACACCTTTTAGAGGAAACGGATGAAAAAAATTGCGCGAATTCCCGGCTACGGAAATTTTAAATATGACGGACCGGATGACAGAAAAATTTAGGCGTTAAGTTTTGAACCCGAACGACAATTATATTGTATAAATTATTAAGAGCGACATATCAGGTCGGACGAGTAAATTTCCCCAAAGGAGTAATTGTGAAAAAGATATTTCAACCCGTGTTTTTCATCATTTTTATTCCAATCTTATTGATTGCATGCGGCCCTAAAACCGGCTTAGATTTAAGCGATGGCAAATTATGTAATCCGCATTCACTCGAAATCGATTCCACCGGCAGTCATTATACGCGTATCGCCTGGAATCCGGGATGTCCGGGAGTTCGTATCATGCGGGGATTTAATATCTATCTTTCACCGACTCCGATCGTAAGCGAATATTCAGGACATGAGTTACCTGAATCAATCAAACCGTATAATAACGAAACCTATCCGGGCGATCCGGAAGGAAATGAAAAACATGAAACGTTTGAATTTAAAGACTTACCACTGGCGGAAAGATATTACGCTCATGTCAGGGTGATTAACAGCGATGGCTCATTATCTTTGCCGTCTAATGAAATCGAAATCGTTCAGATGCCCCAGGGAATTATGACTTTGGGCGTATCATATTCCGGAAATAACGAGGGGTTTAGCTTTGAAAATGACGCCTATTGCGGAACTGATGATGTCGAGAATGACCTCTATTTTTATTCAAAGAACGGTTCCGATTATCTTTGTTCGCCAGCCCGAATCAGCGCCGTAAACCGAGCCAATAAAATATATTTTCTGGGACAGGGCGAATCTTTGGGCGATGTCTCAAACATTTCATCCAGGGGAGAGTCAGTCCAAAAAATCGCGATGATCCCCGGAGAAATATTCGTCATTGAAACCGAAGACGGATACTTTGCCAAATTACGTTTGATACGAATGACGGGTTCAGGAGATTATCGAACGGCCGTGTTTGAGTATTTCTATCAGGCTCCGATCAAAAAAGGGGTAGCTTAACCTCAGACGTTTGGGAATAAAAGAAAAAGATACGACGTTACTCCTGCTTTCATGCCTTTTTGCTCCGGCGGTTCTGCGCCGGAATTCAAATATCTAATATGCCATGCTGTTTTAATATTGCCAGCATGGCTTTGGCATGCGAGCCGTGCCAGTAAATTCGTTTGCATTTCGGACACTGGCGGAAATTATCGTGATGCTCATAAGTATAAGGATAAATCAGATTTTTTATAGACTCTTTTGTCACGGATATTGTTGGTATGTTATCTTCAAGGCATCTCTTAAAAAACTTCTCTTTATCTAATATCAAATTAAAGTTCGAAATAACCTGCTTTAATTGCAGCGACCACTGATCGTATTCTATCAGCAAAAATTCGCGAACAAGGGTTTTCTCGATTATTTTTCTGTCGCGCGTAAGAATGGTCCTGTTTTCATCAAGAGAAATTCCAATTAAACGGCTGTTGGAAATATCATTTTCATACATCACATCACAACCGACCAATCGAAGATACCTGGCCAATTTCCCCAGATTGTCGTCGCATATAAATTTCATATTACTTTCAGGATTTGGTGTTTCAGATAATATAATACACTTCGCCAAATATAATACGAATTAAGCTGTTGGATTTATTCTCAATGTAAAATTTAGAAATGACTATTTATCGGAATTATTTTTCTCGGGAAATTCCGGATGCGGGATAAAATTTAGTTTTATTGGCGTTCCATATTCGTCGGAGGGAGGTTCTATCGCCAATTCCCGGGCCAGAATTGCAGCCCCGCAGGCATTGAGAGCATCTATCAGTTCGCCATCCCTGAAAGTCTGCGCCCAGACGGTATGTTTGGCTCTCAAGTTTTCATTGAATTCTCCGGTATATTCCTTTTCAATTCGTTTCTGGAATCGGCGCTCGTCATCCTTCCAGCCGGTATGGACGCATATAATATATGTTTCCCGGGATTTAATATCAAGCGGTTCAAGGATTGATATCAGGTAACGATTGTGCGACGTATAGAATTTAACCGATAACCTCACTTTCGTCCCCGAAGTAGGAATGTCTTCCGACGGTTCTTCTGCGGACAAATAGATCCAATCTTCCCAGCTATCGACTTGACCGTATCCCGGAAATTTCATTTGATTTAGCCAGGCGAGAAATTCATTCCGGGTTTTCTCGATATCCATCAACGGCAGCTCCTGCTGAAGCTGATCCGCTACCGCTTTTTTTGCTTCTTTGCTTACCGACATAGATTAATCAATCCCAGCGCATTATTTCTTGACCATTTTTTTTAAAGCCATTGAATTATCCCATTTATTGCCAAGATATTCTGAAATTGCCATATCAATTAACTTTTGGACCGGTTTCTTTTCGAAATGGGATATAACTTCCAGTTTACCCAGATGTTCTTTACGCAGCCAGATCGATTTCTTTTTCCAGGCTTGTCCTTTGCGGTCGATTTTTTCATCGGCGATATACATTGTTTTATCCACCGGAGCGGATTTGTTTTTCTCAAATTCTTCCTGTTTTATAATACCCATTTTTCCTCCGCCTGAATTTTCCTCATTATTTTATTATCGGCAAATACTAATTTTTTATATATATGACCGGAGTAATATCGGAGAGAGGAAAGTTGATGATACAGATTTTTGGAACTCGAAAATGTAAAAATACGCGAAAGGCAGATAGGTTTTTTAGGGAGCGTGGCGTCAAAATTCACTTTGTGGATTTAAGGGAAAAGGGAATAAGCCCGGGAGAATTAAAATCCATATCGAATTCAATCTCGCTGGAAGATTTAATTGATACCAAGGGGAGAGAATATGAAAAGAACAATCTTAAATATATGAAATTCAATATTGCCGAAGAACTTCTTAATAATCCATTATTATTTAAAACTCCTATCGCTCGATTTAAAGGAAGAGCCACAGTTGGCAACCAGCCCGAAACCTGGAAAGAGTGGATTAAAGAAATAGATTAAATAATTCGCCTAATAAGAAGTAGTATGGTCAATTATGTGTAGCGTCAATCTGTGAGCCGTATGCGTTCCCCCTTGGGATTGACCTTATAAAACTGTCCTGATTCCCAAAGTAAT encodes:
- a CDS encoding NADH-ubiquinone oxidoreductase-F iron-sulfur binding region domain-containing protein, with the protein product MRIGTIDKLDKFRAKCERQFKAQKKKIIVCLGPGCLASGSDKILDEFKSVLKKKKIKGITVETVKKTGCHGFCACGPLVVIEPEGIFYAKVKKIHVKDIIEKTLLKGEIIEKLLYTDPHKKSKKYTDYRSIPFYKYQTRISLRNLGLIDPDEITDYIAAGGYAALAKALTKMKPQKIINEVSKSGLRGRGGGGFSTGRKWATCAKVDDEPRFVICNGDEGDPGAFMDRCIMEGDPHSILEGMIICAFAVGSHDGYIYVREEYPLAVVNLQRAIEAARELGLLGENILGTGFSYDIKIIRGAGAFVCGESSALMKSVAGEIGEPRAKYIRSVVKGVYDKPTVLNNVETFATVPVIIEKGSKWFASIGTEKSAGTKAFSLAGKVRNTGLIEVPMGMTLRDIIYKIGGGIEEDRQFKAVQTGGPSGGCLPEGKIDLPVDFDTLTKAGSMMGSGGMIVMDERTCMVELARYFLDFLVSESCGKCVPCREGLHQLLILCTKITRGKASENDLDLMEKLSKVIQVGSLCGLGQSGPNPFMSTVQYFRDEYLSHITDCKCPGRSCRALITYTINDKCNGCVACISVCPEKAITGEKKKLHVIDQDKCSQCGSCEVVCKYDAIDIT
- a CDS encoding NAD(P)H-dependent oxidoreductase subunit E, whose protein sequence is MSKRTARLETILDRNPRDPSSLITVLQDIQKEFRYLPVEVLSDAAQALNVPLSKIFSASTFYKAFSLTPRGETIIRICKGTACHIKGADLLLEQLESALNIRAGETSSDLKFTVEVVNCVGACAMAPVMMVNNKYHGHVRVDRAVRLAKKG
- a CDS encoding 2Fe-2S iron-sulfur cluster-binding protein, coding for MLNMQINGKMVKAVEGEYILNTIRREGIDIPVLCDHKALEPCGACRLCMVEISKPEWDGWTRHVTSCLYPAEEGLIINTHTPQVTEIRRTILDLYLARCPNSDVIQKMAGEYGIQKTSFETIPDGDNCIMCYACTRACEVLGKSAISAVQRGPDKAIAPPFDKEPPDCIGCLSCAHVCPTNVIEWNESNGTRTIWNKKFEMISCAKCGKTTTTREFAEYIIEKRDIPKEYFDICDDCKRTELAQKMGRLVDGAKEVAI
- a CDS encoding 2-oxoacid:acceptor oxidoreductase family protein codes for the protein MTGQIEVVFAGFGGQGVMTAGQLLAYTAMEEGKKVCWIPSYGPEMRGGTANCTVVVSDISIGSPIINNPMSACVFNRPSLDKFAPLLKENGLLLINNSLIDVTSGRGDLNELLVPVNDIAIKVGSPKVANMVMLAAFVGATDIVKFKSLKDMFTKKMGKKKSLLEINHAALDEGRKLGKRIKV
- a CDS encoding 4Fe-4S dicluster domain-containing protein, which gives rise to MITYRFIVNPSLCTGCRTCELACAFTHTQDRKPGRSRIYPIAYGPDKYVPVACLQCDDAACVKSCMFDALKRNEITGAIDLDRERCVKCMACVAACPFGCALADDVHDEVVKCDICHGTPACVQFCPTKALEYKKIG
- a CDS encoding thiamine pyrophosphate-dependent enzyme, which translates into the protein MSNSETTVFKRPESLSENITHYCPGCTHGVIHRIVAESLDELGVKGKSVGIAPVGCSVLIYNYFNIDFLEAPHGRAPAVATGFKRVRPDMIVFTYQGDGDLASIGMAEIIHAANRGEKFTTIFVNNAIYGMTGGQMAPTTMPGQKTTTSPAGRDVNLAGHPIRMSELLATLKTPSFIARTSVHSPMHVINTKKIIKKAFRLQKENKCFSLVEVLSTCPTNWGIPPCDATEWVASDMEPYYPLAIYKDYIEGEN
- a CDS encoding arsenate reductase family protein, whose translation is MMIQIFGTRKCKNTRKADRFFRERGVKIHFVDLREKGISPGELKSISNSISLEDLIDTKGREYEKNNLKYMKFNIAEELLNNPLLFKTPIARFKGRATVGNQPETWKEWIKEID
- the vorB gene encoding 3-methyl-2-oxobutanoate dehydrogenase subunit VorB, which codes for MAKKLMKGNEAIGEAAIAAGAVNYFAYPITPQSEVAEYLCWRLPEVGGVFVQAESEVAVGNMLLGAAATGKRIFTTSSSPGISLMQEALSYMAGDHLPVVIVNIMRGGPGLGGILPAQSDYNQAVKGGGHGDYRVIVLAPSSVQEAVDLTILAFDLADKYLNPVMIIGDGMIGQMMESVEFPEKYRAQNNPDDADWTLTGADGREARITRSLFLNPEKLEDNSFLLDKKYKKIRKNERRYELYKMSEKTRLMIVSYGTMARICQTAIDELEKEGIHVGLFRPITLFPYPEQEIYAEGTKKNIKKILTIEMSTGQMVEDVERCIKGKKPIEFFGRTGGIVPTPNEVKDKVRQMLRIKKKK
- a CDS encoding Mut7-C RNAse domain-containing protein, with product MKFICDDNLGKLARYLRLVGCDVMYENDISNSRLIGISLDENRTILTRDRKIIEKTLVREFLLIEYDQWSLQLKQVISNFNLILDKEKFFKRCLEDNIPTISVTKESIKNLIYPYTYEHHDNFRQCPKCKRIYWHGSHAKAMLAILKQHGILDI